Below is a window of Oscillospiraceae bacterium DNA.
TTAAAAAAGCGGGAAAGACGCTTGCACCGCTTTTGGTTTATTCGGTTATTCTCAATGCAATGTTGGCACTCGGCGTTCCCGCGTGTTTATCCCTCAGCACGCGCGGGATTTTGTTGGCTGTCGGTGCGGCCTTTTTCGTCGTTTCCGATTTGATGCTCGCACGCAATATCTTTGTGAAAAAATCGCGCGTCAGCGATATCGTTTCCTTGACCTTTTATTATTCGGCGCAATTTTTATTCGGGCTGTCCGTGTTTGTGACGACCATGAGTGTTTGATATGACATTATATAATCCGCAATCAAAAGTATGTAAAAGCCCCGTAGGTGCCGTTTCGGACGGTACGAGGGTCGAATTTTGTCTGCCTTTGCCGTTTTCTGCGGGCGCAGTAGAAGTACGGTTTTGCTTGTTTGATGAGAATCTGTGTGATCTCGGACGCTATGAGATGCTTTGGCAAGACTGCGAAAACGGTACGGAGCGTTGGTGTTATTCACATGTTTTTAAAAAACCAGGACTGTTTTTTTATCGGTTTACCATCGGCGAGAATATCATCAAGCCGGAGGGGCGCGACTTCTGGCAGCAGACTGTTTTTGACGGCAATTTGAAAGAACCGGAGGGTTTTGCGGGCGGCGTGATCTATCAGATTTTCCCTGATCGATTTTTTCAGGCAGGGGATTGCAAAAACCTCTATCCCGACCGCCGGATCGTGGCGGACAAAGCTAAACTGCCCGAATATGCCGACCTCGACCGCAATTTCGCTGTTCAAAACAACGATTATTATTGCGGTAACCTCGCGGGGATTACAGCGAAGCTCGATTATTTGGCATCGCTCGGGGTGACGATTTTATATCTCAATCCGATTTTTGAAGCGCACTCGAACCACCGTTACAATACCGCTGATTATTTAAAAATCGACCCGATGCTCGGCGACGAAAAAGATTTTTCCGAACTGGCCCAGGAAGCTAAAAAACGCGGCATAAAACTCATTCTAGACGGCGTATTTTCACACACCGGTTCTGACAGCCGATATTTTAACGCAGCCCGATATCATGAAAAAGGCGCGGCGAATACAAAAAACTCACCTTATTTTTCTTGGTACAGTTTCAGGCATTGGCCGAATGAATATGAATGCTGGTGGAACGTGCGCACACTGCCGAACACTGTCGAGACCGATCCCGGATTTTCAGAATTTATCACCGGTGAAAACGGTGTAATCCGGAAATGGATTCGCCTCGGCGCATCCGGCTGGCGGCTCGATGTAGCGGACGAGCTGCCCGAGGAGTTTATCCGCAGAATCTATGCGGCAGCAAAAGCCGAAAATCCCGACGCGATCGTGATTGGCGAGGTCTGGGAAAACGCCTCCAATAAAATCAGTTACGGGCACAGACGGCACTATTTGCTCGGCGGAGAACTCGACAGCGTGATGAATTATCCGGTGTCCGATGCTGTAATCGCCTTTATCCGTGACGGCAATTACAAATGGTTGTCGGGCATTATTAATGAGCTGCAAAACGACTACCCCCAGCAGACGCTTTCGCTTTTGATGAACCATCTGGGCACCCACGACACCGCGCGGCTGATTACCCGTCTGGCAGGGGAACCGCAGGACGGGCATGACCGGACATGGCAGGCAAAAAAGCGCTTGTCGCCTGATGAAGTTATCCTCGGCATCAAGCGGGTGAAACTCGCTTCCGCGTTGAATTACATGCTGTTCGGCATCCCATCGCTTTACTACGGCGACGAAATCGGCATGCAGGGCTACAGCGACCCGTTTAATCGCTGTTATTTTGATTGGGAACATCCGAACGCAGGCCTAACCGAACACTTTGCGGCTCTGGGTAAGCTCAGAAAAGACCATCCGATGCTTGCCGATGCTGACTTTAAAATTATCAAAGCAGATAAGAATTGTTTCGCCTTTGTTCGGGAAAAACAAGGTAACCTGTTGTTGTGTTTCATCAATCGCTCTGATGAACCGGTTCAGCTCAAGATTGAAAAAGCAGAGCGATTATTCGGTAACGGAAACTATACCGACAATACATTGACTGTTCCGGGACAGGAATTCTTCATCGGAATAATTTAGGAAGGAAAATAACTGATGAAAAAGTTTATGATCCGGTGCGATATGGAGGGAGCGAGCGGTATTGTCAACCCCAAACAGGCAGCACCCAGCGGAAGCGAATATACCGGCGGACGCGAATATTTTATGAGCGATCTGCTGGCTGCGATCAAAGGACTGCACGACGGCGGCGCGGAAGAAATTTACGTCTATGATATGCATTATTACGGACGCAACATCGCACTCGACAAGCTGCCCGAATATGTCTTCCCGATCTGCGGAAAACCGAATTATACGGTGAAATCGGCGGGCGGGTTGGACGCTTCGTTTGACGGGATGATTCTGCTCGGTCTGCATTCCAAAGCAGGAACGAAAGACGCACTGCTCAACCACTCCTATGAATCC
It encodes the following:
- a CDS encoding glycoside hydrolase family 13 protein; this encodes MFDENLCDLGRYEMLWQDCENGTERWCYSHVFKKPGLFFYRFTIGENIIKPEGRDFWQQTVFDGNLKEPEGFAGGVIYQIFPDRFFQAGDCKNLYPDRRIVADKAKLPEYADLDRNFAVQNNDYYCGNLAGITAKLDYLASLGVTILYLNPIFEAHSNHRYNTADYLKIDPMLGDEKDFSELAQEAKKRGIKLILDGVFSHTGSDSRYFNAARYHEKGAANTKNSPYFSWYSFRHWPNEYECWWNVRTLPNTVETDPGFSEFITGENGVIRKWIRLGASGWRLDVADELPEEFIRRIYAAAKAENPDAIVIGEVWENASNKISYGHRRHYLLGGELDSVMNYPVSDAVIAFIRDGNYKWLSGIINELQNDYPQQTLSLLMNHLGTHDTARLITRLAGEPQDGHDRTWQAKKRLSPDEVILGIKRVKLASALNYMLFGIPSLYYGDEIGMQGYSDPFNRCYFDWEHPNAGLTEHFAALGKLRKDHPMLADADFKIIKADKNCFAFVREKQGNLLLCFINRSDEPVQLKIEKAERLFGNGNYTDNTLTVPGQEFFIGII